A single window of Rubripirellula lacrimiformis DNA harbors:
- a CDS encoding YheT family hydrolase: MQTIATIGRDPSIQLTPTAIRVSVSDGDWIVLHEDLPVVDPSKNDLPQAATDGQPSVLLVHGLTGCHQAPYMIRLADRYTRMGMRVFRMDMRGFGSAVDWSANLSHAGRSDDCRAALDAIAQRVTGGPMYAVGVSLGAGQLLRMAGRIGAGLDSRPDWGDRFAGLAAVSPPLDLARCSQNMQRWSRRIYNRYFIRSLLARIPPGVRRREDFALCNAGRRPRTLRELDDRFTAPLSGFSGVDDYYAQSSSLGVVGRIEVPTLVLTAADDPIVPVECFTDDLGIWSPSTQLIVTPRGGHVGFIDQGGSSWMDDVLAGWLGHLNAGKVSG; encoded by the coding sequence TTGCAGACGATCGCTACGATCGGGCGCGATCCAAGTATTCAGTTAACGCCGACGGCGATCCGGGTTTCGGTTTCCGATGGCGACTGGATCGTCTTGCACGAGGATCTGCCGGTGGTGGATCCCTCGAAAAACGATCTGCCGCAGGCGGCGACCGACGGACAGCCATCGGTATTGTTGGTGCACGGGCTGACCGGATGCCATCAAGCCCCGTACATGATCCGATTAGCCGATCGGTACACCCGGATGGGGATGCGAGTGTTCCGGATGGACATGCGTGGGTTTGGTTCGGCGGTTGATTGGAGCGCAAATTTATCGCATGCCGGCCGCAGCGACGATTGTCGGGCGGCGCTCGATGCGATCGCCCAACGTGTGACCGGCGGGCCGATGTACGCCGTCGGGGTGTCGCTGGGGGCCGGACAATTGCTTCGCATGGCGGGCCGAATCGGGGCGGGACTGGATTCGCGTCCGGATTGGGGCGATCGGTTTGCCGGGCTGGCCGCGGTTTCGCCTCCCTTGGATCTAGCGCGATGCAGCCAGAACATGCAGCGATGGTCGCGGCGAATCTACAACCGATACTTCATCCGGTCGTTGCTAGCACGGATACCGCCGGGAGTCCGCCGGCGTGAGGATTTTGCCCTCTGCAACGCTGGCCGCCGCCCACGAACCCTGCGGGAACTGGACGATCGCTTCACCGCTCCGCTGAGCGGATTCAGCGGTGTGGACGACTACTATGCCCAGTCATCTTCGCTGGGCGTGGTCGGGCGGATCGAGGTGCCAACCCTGGTTTTGACGGCCGCCGATGATCCCATCGTGCCGGTGGAATGTTTCACCGATGACCTTGGCATTTGGTCGCCGTCGACGCAATTGATCGTCACCCCACGTGGCGGACACGTGGGGTTCATTGATCAAGGCGGATCCAGTTGGATGGACGATGTGCTGGCCGGGTGGCTTGGTCACCTAAACGCAGGCAAAGTGTCCGGCTAA
- a CDS encoding 2Fe-2S iron-sulfur cluster-binding protein — MPKLTVQGIGSFDVPAGKRLVKALTEDAGTDQLHACGGHSRCTSCRVKFVEGEPDKITEAEKETLRVREISDPGVRLSCQLTCDSDMTVEIISRLEGSGRADMGSPVADEIEPTPVWTTK; from the coding sequence ATGCCCAAACTGACTGTTCAAGGTATCGGATCGTTCGATGTTCCCGCCGGAAAGCGGCTCGTCAAAGCTCTGACCGAAGACGCCGGCACCGATCAACTGCACGCCTGCGGAGGTCACTCTCGCTGCACATCGTGCCGAGTCAAGTTTGTCGAAGGCGAACCGGACAAGATCACCGAAGCCGAAAAAGAAACGTTGCGAGTTCGTGAAATCAGCGATCCGGGTGTTCGCCTGAGCTGCCAATTGACCTGCGATAGCGACATGACCGTCGAAATCATCAGCCGACTGGAAGGCAGCGGCCGAGCCGATATGGGGTCCCCCGTCGCCGACGAGATCGAACCCACCCCGGTTTGGACCACTAAGTAA
- a CDS encoding glycosyltransferase, whose translation MTSSLPHSRQRSATRRPDSAPSNDGGGTGTSGAGTSGTAPHGRGSDASVTSGAPRLILVDDNIRSIGGHFFELATLLIDGAQSMGYQCVLATHHSFQETKSVPPSCQTVPIFQTRRMVRWSLGVDGQSKVQRNVSGKPIGGSRLQNLQTSLADWINPPTKRPANMIAQWSSDFVRLMQQIQPTSADSLVINTCDDFAMLALADAVSKIDLPAMRIDVIFHFAAYENDTADRKSILQSIGRQLRDTIQRIQPHQVHLHATTTALASQLRETDCGCPVLSIPYPTRQRRVAVPSTHPSVKAVFAGLPRAEKGRGSISSLISGIESTLLKSGRIQLSMQMPADRWESMIPASMHRHYHQAVAATDQGGPVTGPLEIMTSNLSTTDYHRWLDTADLGLFLYDPQRYVARCSGVLLEMLVRGVPVIVPDGCWLADQVRLAGGHRSIGFIYQDRAEIPELIQQFVKHRADIQARSIAHAQKVARHHHAANTLQVMGLPTVVDQAQAA comes from the coding sequence GTGACTTCTTCGCTCCCCCATTCCCGCCAACGATCCGCGACAAGGCGGCCCGATTCGGCCCCGTCGAACGACGGCGGCGGTACCGGTACCAGCGGCGCGGGAACCAGCGGTACCGCACCCCATGGTCGTGGGTCAGACGCTTCGGTCACGTCCGGTGCGCCACGGTTGATTCTGGTCGACGACAATATCCGCAGCATCGGCGGGCATTTTTTCGAACTGGCGACGCTGTTGATCGACGGAGCCCAATCGATGGGTTATCAGTGCGTCCTGGCCACGCACCATTCATTCCAGGAAACCAAGTCGGTTCCACCATCGTGCCAGACCGTGCCGATTTTCCAGACGCGACGAATGGTTCGCTGGTCGCTGGGCGTCGATGGCCAAAGCAAGGTCCAGCGAAACGTCTCCGGAAAGCCCATCGGCGGCAGTCGTCTTCAGAACCTGCAAACCAGTTTGGCCGACTGGATCAACCCACCGACCAAACGACCGGCCAACATGATCGCCCAATGGTCGTCCGATTTTGTGCGATTGATGCAACAGATCCAACCGACATCGGCGGATTCATTGGTCATCAATACCTGTGACGACTTCGCGATGTTGGCGCTTGCCGACGCGGTATCAAAGATCGATCTTCCGGCGATGCGAATCGATGTGATCTTTCACTTTGCCGCCTACGAAAACGACACGGCCGACCGAAAATCCATTTTGCAATCGATCGGTCGCCAACTTCGCGACACGATCCAACGAATCCAACCGCACCAAGTCCACCTGCACGCGACCACCACCGCCTTGGCCTCGCAATTACGAGAAACCGATTGCGGTTGCCCTGTGCTTTCGATCCCCTATCCAACACGTCAGCGCCGGGTCGCCGTTCCATCGACTCACCCAAGCGTCAAAGCGGTCTTTGCAGGATTGCCGCGAGCCGAGAAAGGGCGTGGGTCGATTTCATCGTTGATCAGCGGAATTGAATCCACCCTGTTGAAATCGGGACGAATCCAACTTTCGATGCAGATGCCAGCCGATCGATGGGAATCGATGATCCCCGCGTCCATGCACCGCCACTACCATCAAGCGGTCGCCGCAACCGACCAAGGCGGACCGGTCACAGGCCCCTTGGAAATCATGACATCCAACCTGTCCACGACCGACTACCATCGATGGCTGGACACTGCGGACCTGGGTTTATTCCTCTACGATCCCCAGCGTTATGTCGCCCGCTGCAGTGGCGTGCTGTTGGAAATGCTTGTCCGCGGCGTGCCAGTGATCGTTCCAGACGGTTGTTGGCTGGCCGACCAAGTGCGATTGGCCGGTGGCCACCGTTCGATCGGTTTCATTTACCAAGACCGGGCCGAGATTCCCGAACTGATCCAACAGTTCGTTAAGCACCGTGCCGACATCCAAGCCCGTTCGATCGCCCACGCCCAGAAAGTCGCTCGGCATCATCACGCTGCGAACACCCTGCAAGTGATGGGTCTGCCCACGGTGGTCGATCAAGCACAGGCTGCGTGA
- the thpR gene encoding RNA 2',3'-cyclic phosphodiesterase yields MQTIRSFIAIPLNREVSKAAIRLIGRLKEPDDGIKWVPTDNLHLTLKFLGEVENVEVPRICDAIRGVVEEFEPFDLHFGGTTALPSMDRPRAIVSGIEDPSGSLTKIVETLELDLAELGFKREPRDYVPHLTLGRTKGGSRRASEAVVQRIRDHETTQLGMMGIDEVHLIGSFLDKKGPSYHVLDTIDLG; encoded by the coding sequence ATGCAAACCATACGTTCATTTATCGCCATCCCGCTTAACCGCGAAGTTTCCAAAGCTGCTATCCGATTGATCGGTCGGCTCAAAGAACCCGACGACGGGATCAAGTGGGTGCCCACCGACAATCTTCACCTGACGCTTAAGTTTCTCGGTGAAGTGGAAAATGTGGAAGTCCCACGCATTTGCGACGCCATCCGAGGCGTGGTCGAGGAATTCGAGCCATTCGACTTGCATTTTGGTGGGACCACCGCTCTGCCATCGATGGATCGTCCACGTGCGATCGTCAGCGGCATCGAAGACCCCAGCGGATCGCTGACCAAAATCGTCGAAACCTTGGAACTGGACCTGGCCGAATTGGGATTCAAACGCGAACCACGCGACTACGTCCCCCACCTTACCCTGGGACGCACCAAAGGCGGCAGCCGTCGGGCTAGCGAGGCGGTCGTCCAGCGTATCCGCGATCATGAAACGACCCAATTGGGCATGATGGGAATCGACGAAGTCCACTTGATCGGCAGTTTTCTGGACAAGAAAGGCCCCAGCTATCACGTCCTGGACACGATCGACCTCGGCTAG
- a CDS encoding bifunctional alpha/beta hydrolase/class I SAM-dependent methyltransferase yields MRTSIESSFLASDGQEIFYRVWEPSAASDRSVLLFHRGHEHSGRWQEFVDTCGMDDAWCFAWDARGHGRTVGPRGAAESFARMVQDAEDFARHIEQFYGLKMNRMAVVGQSVGAVVAATWIHDYAAPVRAMVLATPALRIKLYVPFAIEALRIWNKLRPGGFIRSYVRPGMLTHDAAQADAYANDPLISPQIATNVLLDLHDASQRLVDDAAAIHTPTMVWVSGKDYVVDQSLQHRFYDRLASADKRIEVLDDFYHSTFWEAGRDDVIRRTGDFLRQRLDGGADVVPNETASSEPVFGETLSSETLSGETPPSETLSRGSRHRFQQCEQPTSLLRQAWFGIQKLSLATLGRLSRGVRIGWQSGFDSGQSLDHVYRNRAEGITPLGRLIDRCYLNSIGWQGIRQRKVNMESLLDEAIAEQFRLHGSVTILDIAAGPGRYVLDTMRRNSSIPIRAILCDRDADGIAQGRQLAKEMSLADRVEFRQSDAFDPGMIAAAVGDDPIHIAIVSGLYELFPENDPVRRSLAGITDTLVDGGRLLYTDQPWHPQQEMIARVLPNRDGNPWVMRCRSQAEMDALVVETGCWRDRMRIDRWGIFSVALATKENIGGRTSDSPVPNESDHAACA; encoded by the coding sequence ATGCGAACGTCGATTGAGTCGTCTTTTCTAGCCAGCGACGGTCAGGAAATTTTCTATCGTGTGTGGGAACCCAGCGCCGCGAGCGATCGATCGGTGTTGCTGTTTCATCGTGGTCACGAACACTCGGGCCGTTGGCAGGAATTCGTCGACACCTGTGGCATGGATGATGCGTGGTGCTTTGCTTGGGATGCCCGCGGTCATGGTCGAACGGTTGGCCCGCGTGGCGCAGCGGAAAGCTTTGCACGGATGGTTCAGGACGCCGAAGATTTTGCTCGGCACATCGAACAGTTCTATGGACTGAAAATGAATCGAATGGCAGTCGTCGGGCAAAGTGTCGGAGCGGTGGTGGCGGCGACTTGGATCCACGACTACGCGGCACCCGTGCGAGCCATGGTGTTGGCGACACCAGCATTGCGGATCAAACTGTACGTGCCCTTCGCGATTGAGGCACTGCGGATTTGGAACAAGTTACGCCCAGGCGGATTCATTCGCAGCTACGTTCGTCCGGGCATGCTGACCCATGATGCCGCCCAGGCGGATGCCTATGCGAACGATCCCTTGATTTCGCCACAGATCGCAACCAATGTTCTGTTGGATCTGCACGACGCGTCGCAAAGATTGGTGGATGACGCAGCCGCGATTCACACACCCACGATGGTTTGGGTGTCGGGAAAGGACTATGTGGTTGACCAGAGTCTGCAGCACCGGTTCTATGATCGGCTGGCATCGGCGGACAAACGAATCGAGGTTCTAGATGATTTTTATCACAGCACGTTTTGGGAGGCAGGCCGAGACGATGTGATTCGTCGCACGGGCGATTTTCTTCGGCAGCGATTGGACGGCGGTGCGGATGTCGTCCCCAACGAAACCGCATCCAGTGAACCTGTCTTTGGCGAAACCTTGTCCAGCGAAACCTTGTCCGGCGAAACACCGCCCAGCGAAACACTTTCCCGCGGGTCACGGCATCGGTTTCAGCAATGCGAACAACCGACGTCGCTGCTTCGGCAAGCTTGGTTTGGAATTCAGAAGTTGTCGCTCGCGACCTTGGGGCGGCTCAGCCGCGGAGTGCGAATCGGATGGCAAAGCGGTTTTGACTCGGGGCAGTCTCTGGACCACGTCTATCGAAACCGTGCCGAAGGGATCACGCCGTTGGGCCGGTTGATCGATCGGTGCTATTTGAATTCCATCGGTTGGCAGGGCATCCGTCAGCGAAAGGTGAACATGGAATCTTTGTTGGACGAAGCGATCGCTGAACAATTCCGGCTTCACGGCAGCGTTACGATCTTGGATATCGCCGCCGGTCCGGGACGATATGTGTTGGACACGATGCGTCGAAATTCATCGATCCCGATTCGAGCCATCCTGTGTGATCGTGACGCGGATGGAATTGCCCAAGGGCGTCAGTTGGCCAAAGAAATGTCGTTGGCCGATCGTGTCGAATTTCGCCAAAGCGATGCCTTTGACCCCGGCATGATTGCCGCCGCTGTGGGGGATGATCCGATCCACATCGCGATCGTGTCCGGATTGTACGAACTGTTCCCCGAAAACGATCCGGTTCGACGATCGTTGGCTGGCATCACCGACACCTTGGTGGATGGCGGACGGTTGTTGTACACCGACCAGCCTTGGCATCCCCAGCAGGAAATGATCGCCCGTGTGCTGCCCAATCGTGACGGCAATCCGTGGGTGATGAGATGCCGAAGCCAGGCCGAAATGGACGCCTTGGTCGTCGAAACCGGATGCTGGCGCGACCGGATGCGAATCGATCGCTGGGGCATTTTTAGCGTTGCACTAGCGACCAAAGAAAACATCGGTGGGCGGACTTCGGATTCGCCTGTTCCAAACGAATCCGATCACGCAGCCTGTGCTTGA